CCAAGATTCAAGATATCAACAAAAGTCTCAAGGCAATCAGAGAGAGAGGTGAAAGATATGGATTCAACACCATAGAGCAAGGAGGATCAACTAGTGACGCTAGACGTGATACATGGCATGACCCTCGTGTGGAATCTCTTTTCATTGGGGAAGCTGAGCTTGTGGGCATTGAGTCTCATAGAGACGAATTGATTGGTCAATTGGTACACGGACCATCTAATCGTTTGGTGATTTCAGTGGTCGGCATTGGTGGGCTTGGCAagaccactttagtaaagaaaGTGTATGACAATGAGAAAGTGGTAGCACACTTTGATTGCACAGCCTGGATCACTGTGTCTCAATCATACAAGATGGAGGAGCTCTTGCGGAAAATGATAAAGCAGTTCTACGAGGCAAGGAAAGAGTATGCTCCTAGGAGAATTGACACAATGGAAGAGACAGATTTAATTAAAGAATTGAGGCAATATGTACTTGAGCAAAGGTATGTAGTAGTTTTTGATGATATATGGAACGTATTGTTCTGGGGACATATAAAACTTGCTTTGCCAGATAACAACAAAGGTAGTAGAATAGTGATTACAACCCGAAGTGAGAGTGTTGCTCCCTCCAACAAAGAATCTCCATCAAATCATGTGTACAAGTTGCCACCTCTACCATTAGGAGAAGCTTGGGAACTGTTTTGCAAGAAGGTATTCCAACATGAAGGCGGGCATTGTCCCGTTGAGTTGGTTGAATTGTCACACGACATAATTCAGAGATGTGAAGGGTTGCCATTAGCAATTGTAACTATAGGAGGTCTTTTAGCAACGAAAGAAAAGGTTATCTCTGAGTGGCACAAATTCCGTGATAGCCTTAGTTCGGAGCTAGAAAATAATCCTCATCTCTTAAATATCACCAAAATTCTATCTCTTAGCTATTTTGATCTACCTTACAACCTCAAACCttgtttcttatattttggcATGTTTCCAGAGGATTACTTTATTAATAGTGCAAGACTAATACGGCTTTGGATTGCCGAGggttttataaaagaaaagaaagggctAATATTGGAAGATGTTGCACAAGACTACTTGAACCAGCTCATTTATAGAAGCATGGTTCAAGTGGCAACAATTGATTTTGTTGGAAAAACTAGAAGCTATCGACTTCATGATATGATGCGTGAGGTCATTCTTTCTAGGTCAGAGGAGTTAAGTTTTTGTTTAGTCCCACTACAAAACTACTCTAGTTTTGACAGAATAGCCCGACGCCtttcaattcaaaataatgtaaatactcCTTTGGAGACAAGTACTAGTACCCAAACTCGTTCCATTCTCATTTTGGGGGTAGATGAAGTGCCCGTTTCTTTTCTTACTACTTGTTTTGCGAATTTCAAGCTCTTGAAAACAATGGATTTTGAAGGTGCTTCTATAGATTTTATTCCTAAAGAAGTGGGAAACCTATTCCATCTAAAATATTTAAGTTTGAGAGATACAAAAGTTCAGATGCTTCCGAAGTCCATAGGTAAACTGCACAACCTAGAAACTTTGGATTTGAAACGTTCCCTTGTGTACGAACTACCGGTGGAGATCATTGCGCTTCGTAAGCTGCGATATCTTGCGGCCTATATCGAAAACAATGATGCTGaattttctattgattttcGACAATCGATAAAGGTGCCAAGTGGCATTGGACATTTAGAGTCCTTACAAAAGCTTCATAAAGTGGAAGCGAACAATGCTGCCCTTATTGCAGAACTAGGAAGGTTAAGGCAATTGAAGAAGTTGGAAATCTCGAAACtgaagagagaaaatgggaTGGCTTTGTGCACTGCTCTCGAGAAATTGAGCCTCCTTCGTTCATTGAGAATTTGTTCAACAAGCGAGGAAGAAGTTCTTGAATTACATTTGATGTCTTCTCCGTTGCCCTTCCTACAATCGCTCTGCCTATTTGGGCGACTAGAAAGGTTACCAGAATGGATTTCTAGACTTAAGAGTTTAGTTAGAATTGATTTAATCTGGTCAAGATTAATGGATGATCCATTAAAAGTCCTTCAAGCTTTGCCTAATTTGATGAATCTTCGACTTTATGAGGGATGTAGATGTGAGCAATTACATTTTGAAGGAGGAGGCTTTCAGAAACTCAAGTCATTATTTCTTGGAAATTTGAGAACATTGAGTAGGTTGATGATAGAAGAAAGTGCCATGCCTCTTCTTGAACAGCTTGTGATTGGACCCTCCCCATTGCTGAAGGAGGTGCCCTCTGGCATCTACCATCTAAAAAACCTCAAAACTCTAGAAGCTCTTAatttgtcaaaggaatttgtgCTTAGTGTGCAACCAAATGAAGGTCATGACTTTTGGAAAGTCAAGCATGTTCCCTCTGTCATTTTCAGATATAGGATTCAAGGCTTACACTTCATATTCTACAAGCTTGGTGATCCAGGGTTGTTGGAAATTCTCAGAGATATTTCATGAAATTTCAGGTATTAGATTTAGATTTATAGTATTAGGTTTCATACTTGCAATTGAagctcttctttttctttttttcttttctttttttgggtgtgtgcCCCTTTTTAGTACGTAGATCTTAAAAGATTCAAATAAAAGGGATAGTCCAAATGGTTTCATAACCATTCAatcattgatatatatatatatatatatatatatatatatatatatatatatatatatatatctccaaTACTATTGCtcctaattaaataaattctCATATAATAACTAGTTTactttatgataaaaaaaacatagcttaaaactaattattaattttatagatatAATGTGACTAACAGGAAACATTGAAAAACAGCCagtatgggtttttttttgggtgaatcAAAGTATCTCATATTCAAGGATTTATTCTCCATGTGTAATATTACTGTGGGattgactttatttttattgcaaCATTCTTGTTGGTTGTGTTTAGTTGTTTAAAGTTTATAATTTGCAAAtaattctctcttcttttttgtggaTTCTGGAATTCCAacttgtggattcaaggaatCCTTACAGACTCAAGTAACCTTGTggattcaaaaaatttattcttgaaATAGATGTATTATGTTTCTTGTGTTGATCGGCTGTGTCAAATTTGCCAAAGAGTGATGTTTTGGTTAAACTTTATTTGTTGTCTTCAGAATGATTTAAAGTTTCTTTGCGAGCGTCTTTTAGAAAACAAACAACTCAATACCAACACAGAGAGCACGAGCATTCAAGAGCAAGAGGCACCCAATACAAGGAGAAGGAAGGAACCAAAATGATGTTATACGACGACATGGAGTGGAACGATGAACTGCAGGCATACACGTATATATGCCCATGCGGGGACCTGTGTTATTTCTGTGCAACTTAAATTGTGGGAAAGTCATGAATGTTAGTAGTTAATATGACAAAAAGcagttttgttttgcctttgcaatatatcttttttggtaatttaaatCAATCAAAACAGCAAATTTGGAAACTCCTCTGCGCCCATGTGCCTGTATGTTTGTTTCAACATAACATTTCCTAATAGCAAAGAGGATTTTTCATTTCTTAACTTGTTGTACACAAGTTTGGTTGCTTGAGATTGATGATGGTTGTAATGTTGCTCCTCATAGTGGTAGAaaatatatacttagattattGAAGATGCATTGCTCATGATTTTCTAGCAGAATATGCTTGTTTTATTGTTGTAAGCGTTGTAAATGACTTCATTGCTTTTTTGTTGCTGATTGTTTAAGCTGTGGGGGCAAGAAGTGTTAGAGATGATATTATTTCACAACTAAGTTTTGTTAGGCCTTGACAAGTAGTATGGTATGCAATTGATGAGTGAGGATTTTTTGTATTCTAACTAATAGTATGTTGACCGTGAAATTATAATACATTTATAGAAATTGTTGTTTGTTTCATTAGGGAAAAGCTCTCTAGAAATATGATATCTTTCCTGGTTATGAACCGACACTTTTGTTAATTAATACAGGTAACTTAATTGGCTTGATAATCTCTTAGTTGATGTGAATAGAatgacatgaaaaaaaaaaaaaaaaatatggccAACCTGGACTATTATGTGAAGGATCTATAGCcgaactcaaattttttttactaaagatTGGTTGTTGTGTGAAACCCTTGAATGGTTGAAAGTCAATGACTATGTATGTGGCCTTTGGGCTCCATGTGACTTTCATTTTCCCATTAGAAAGGGGAGACTTATCTCTATGAATATCatcatcccaaaattttgaggtTACAAACTTTCAACAAACTGCTGAATGTTCTGTTGAGAATGAATCTAATGTGCAGGGGTTTTCATATTGATAGAGAATTCACAGTTAGCTTAATGGATGTAATATCCATCCCGTTTATTATaggaaaagttttgaaaaaccAGTAGTCAAgccacatttatttttttgggatggTGAATGTAGATGTGGTGGAAGAAAGGTGATGACACAAAGTCCTTTGTATTCTTGCTGTCCTTTGAATAAGGTTTGATGTTAAGGGTTTACTTCCATAGTCCTAACATCTTAAAACTTAATGCTCAGACCTTATTATATGGAGGGCACATGATTTTATTCCAAAAGTCAGACTGGCAGAGTGTACTTCCAATTGAACATCTTATCGAGCAAATTTAAAGAGAAATGAACGACTGTATATGTCTTGAGTTTGAACCCTCAACCGGAACGGCTGAAGATTATTTTTGCCCTTTAGTAAGGATTGAAGTCAGGTTATTGTCCGCTTCGGGTTGTTATCAAGCCTAGCCAAGTTTATTATTGAATAGTCAAACTCAATGGCAAGATTAACTAGATATTCAAACTTGCCTCAGCTCATTCATAATGTTCAAACTCGAGCTTGTTAATAATCAATTGACTTGAATTCGGTTTGCTTCATTTCTCAAGTTGAGCACAAACTCAATCATGCAGACAAGATTTGTTCTGATGAATTTTGATTTCTGTTCTTTGGATCAAGTTAACGGGTTAAATAAACTGCatttaaaatacttttaaatgtaaaagtgataatttttaagtaatACTTAAATTTAGTACCAAAGTAATTAGTACTATTAATCTTGATGAATTATTCTGAACTGTTTCACAGTCATCCATCCTTTTACCATACAAGAACaccaaaaatttaatagaaCACTAAATCATGGCTGTACTTCCAATGCATaagttcctagtgctttatttTGCAATTCATGATTATACGGCCGAAAAGGACAATAGTTAACACTGTTGCCTTAATCTGTATACCGAGTGTATATAGTAAAGAGCcctaatttataaaaatgaatagGCTGAGGCGAAGGAAGGGGGCTAGTCAAACATTCAACGAAGCTCACAAGTCACAATTGACAAGAGAAATCAAGCTAACTTGGAGCTCCTAACATGTCAATCTCATATTAGCATTAAATGCACTCCAAATCCAATCACCCCCTGGAgcattaattttgatttaaccTGGATTGAACCCCCTCAAGGTATGATGAAAAACTGGATTTACAAATGGTGgcaagaaagagaaagagggacCTAGTGTGTGTTTAAGAATTGTcgaaaaaaattttggtttctgttttttgtttctaacttttagcaaataatctagtttttagctttttaatatatatatatatatatatatatgttagcttttaactttttgtaACAAATAAcatagaaattataaaaaattatatcttttaataaatactatgcaaataagttaccgaaaatatttccaaaaaaacaaaagttaccGAAAATAAGCTATTTCCAAATGGACACCTATAAATAAGCTCTCAACCCTCGCAACAAGAGGCAATTATGTAAATCTAAACCCAGGAAATCTTGTATGTGTTTAAGGATAATTTACTGACTTTACCATTGGAGTGGATTCAGTCACCTTCCACCAGGACGACTTTAAAACTTTTTGTGAACTTCTAGTGTGTAAGGATAATCTGTTTAATCcaggaaaataaaaatgtgcAGAGAAATGAGCAGTTGgagagtttatttattttaaggtcGTCCTTGACCTCTGGGCTCTGAGAATACATTTTCGTTTCagttaacctttttttttttttttttttgagaaacttgttTTAGTTAACTAGTTAAGAGAACCAAGTACATGAAAATCTAGtactaatatttattttgattttgaatttcatatCCTGATGTTTCGAATTTGACGTACACTAGTCCAAACTCCATAGTTGACGCTCCATATACTAATATacagtcatttttttttggctctggAATGTGCATGAATGCCATGTCAAGGACAATGCAGTATCAGCCTTAGCTAACATCTTAATTttgtttacaaaaaattttaaaatttctgaaaaaaaaattaatttgtcaaAGATTCATCATTTTCCAATAACTATATAGACCTCTGTGTATCAGCATAAATCACATGTACCTTGAAACATGTAAGTATATAACATATGCACACTGCAATGTAGGGTTTAGTAACGTTGATTTAATGcatttcaatatatattattcagGTCTATCGGTATACTACATTGGCTTAGTAAATTCAATAGGAAATAACATCTACGTGGccagaaaaaatatatatatattataaacaaaaaactccACTACTAAGGCTTTCCACAGTGAGCACGCAAAGAATGTGTCCTTTCCAAGTTCTCCACTAATAGCATCAGTTGGCAAGGATGATCACTTTTGAATCAGAACTTAGGCAGAACAGATGTTAAATGGTATACAATGTCCATTATCTATCTGCAACTCGAAACAATGCACAGATTTGGATGGACAAAGTTAGGATCAACAAGAATAAGGGCTCCATATTTCAGAAACCGCCTCAGAAATTTTTATTCTCGACCAAATTCCTAATCATTTCAGAATTGGGATCAATGATGTAACTgagaaaataacaagaaaaacAACATGCCGTTCATTCCAGGGATAAAAAATGATGTAAGTACCTCTAATCTGATGGAAGAAGTGCAATTTCAATTTCTTGCAGtgattttccttttgtttccaAAACATTGCTCTTCACAAAAATCACAGCTAACACACAGAAGGCGGCAAAGATTGAATACAGCACTCCTGCCCCTATTTGCTCCAGCAGGGGCAAAAACAATAGACCAACAAAGAAATTTATAACCTGTTATGAACACCAAAGTCAATTATCAAGATGGACCAGAAGTTCATGACCTCAAAGATGTGAAGATGATTGACCTTAAACTAGCCTATAGACCATGGGATATTGTACTACCCAAttcttgtgttttttaatttaaaaaaaattcaataaaaagaaatactTAAGTGGATCTCCTGTCTAGAAGAATGCTTAATGGTGAGTCAAAAAAGTATTGAGTTCTCAgttcaacaaaaaagattaaaaaaaaatggataaaaattatcTTCCAACAAAACCATAGAAGGAATATATGCAGAAAAAAATTACCCAGTGCACAGCCATGCAAACTGCCATTGCCTTAGCCCTAATCCGGCCAGGAAGAATTTCTGAAAGGAGCAGACCAGGGACTGGACCAGCACCAAGAGAAAATGTAAAGACAAATCTGCATTTTCAAGTTGTTATTTAGCATAACTGCAAAGAATACCATAATATTTACATATCAATAGCTTCTAAATTTATATGCTTATTCTGTAAAACTTGCTTCATCAAAAAATGATATAGGAGTTTTTTTAGAGGTACATTCACCGAGTCCAACAACTAATGCTTGTGGCCTTCTTAGAACTATGAATCAGATTCAAGAATTTTTCACTATCGATCGTGTCATACTGTACATGCCTCCCCCACATCATGTTCCAACCTTCTATGGCTAGAACGAGATTTGGATCTAATACAAAATAGAATGAGATTTGGATCTAATACAAAATAGGACAGAATTATCCTCCAAATCAGTTTGGAGAAAAGTCCTCCAACTCACTGTGGCAAATCAATTGAATCCACATGTAGTTTTAGTAACATGACCTACTTAAGAATCATGTGACTTTTTAGTTGATTTAATGAATCATGCAATATAATACATGTGTATGGTCTTATAAACCACCACATAATGGACCTGGTTTGGAGGAaaaattttcccataaaatattGGCTTATTCAAACACCTCCCTCTAAATATTTCAGTCATCACAGAATAACTGAAAGATACATTTCAGAAATCCAATATATCAAGATGCCTTAGCAGCAAAGCTGCAGCTAATTCACCACTCACAGCAGCATGCCACCAACAGATAGATACAATGCTCCAGAGCCTGATGCAAAAGAACTTGTTGCCATTATTTGAAGTGCCATCGACACTACCTAAAACCAAAGAAATGCGTAAAGCAAAGGTgagataaaatgaaaatatgtatACTACTTGATGCAAAACAGAGGTGAGAAcccaataaacaaaaatatgatatttggtAACACAGCACAGCAATTACAGAAGACACAAACTGACAATCAAATGAAACCCAACAAAGAAGATCTTGTTGAGTAGTGGTCATATTTCATCTTAAATTTGAAACTCCTGCAAATACACAGGAGGCAGAACAgcataatttattataaaaatctaTAACATCAGAAGTTTTGGAATTAGCACTCCCACAAAagtttttagaaagaaaagagcAATTTTGAGGGTGTCAGCctttcacatgattttttttttaaaataataataataatgaaagaaaaagaaactacaATTGGGGCCTGAATGAGTAGTTTTAAGTCATCACAAAAGCTTAGTCACCTGTACTGACAAGATTTCATCAGTTCAATTAGACAGTCATTTTTTGGACAATTTTCCTAGTTGGAAAATCATTGGTACTTCTACTTTACATGTATGCTCAGAGAAAAGCagtgtatttttaaaattccagcccaaaatatctt
The sequence above is drawn from the Castanea sativa cultivar Marrone di Chiusa Pesio chromosome 5, ASM4071231v1 genome and encodes:
- the LOC142634449 gene encoding disease resistance protein RPM1-like translates to MAESAVSLLIQNLIPLLAQEVRLLEGIHDKVVDIKDELESIQSFLKDADARAEMGDTSNVVKTWVKQVREKAYHIEDVIDEYILHLAKHHQGRRKHFRFLLKVFQFTLKLKPRHVIASKIQDINKSLKAIRERGERYGFNTIEQGGSTSDARRDTWHDPRVESLFIGEAELVGIESHRDELIGQLVHGPSNRLVISVVGIGGLGKTTLVKKVYDNEKVVAHFDCTAWITVSQSYKMEELLRKMIKQFYEARKEYAPRRIDTMEETDLIKELRQYVLEQRYVVVFDDIWNVLFWGHIKLALPDNNKGSRIVITTRSESVAPSNKESPSNHVYKLPPLPLGEAWELFCKKVFQHEGGHCPVELVELSHDIIQRCEGLPLAIVTIGGLLATKEKVISEWHKFRDSLSSELENNPHLLNITKILSLSYFDLPYNLKPCFLYFGMFPEDYFINSARLIRLWIAEGFIKEKKGLILEDVAQDYLNQLIYRSMVQVATIDFVGKTRSYRLHDMMREVILSRSEELSFCLVPLQNYSSFDRIARRLSIQNNVNTPLETSTSTQTRSILILGVDEVPVSFLTTCFANFKLLKTMDFEGASIDFIPKEVGNLFHLKYLSLRDTKVQMLPKSIGKLHNLETLDLKRSLVYELPVEIIALRKLRYLAAYIENNDAEFSIDFRQSIKVPSGIGHLESLQKLHKVEANNAALIAELGRLRQLKKLEISKLKRENGMALCTALEKLSLLRSLRICSTSEEEVLELHLMSSPLPFLQSLCLFGRLERLPEWISRLKSLVRIDLIWSRLMDDPLKVLQALPNLMNLRLYEGCRCEQLHFEGGGFQKLKSLFLGNLRTLSRLMIEESAMPLLEQLVIGPSPLLKEVPSGIYHLKNLKTLEALNLSKEFVLSVQPNEGHDFWKVKHVPSVIFRYRIQGLHFIFYKLGDPGLLEILRDIS